The Lysinibacillus irui sequence GTACTTAGTGTGGCAATGCACGTTTTTGTTTACGGTGCTCTCGTCTTGCTGGCCCTGTTTCAAATAAACGCTTTTCCTCATCTGTTTCAGGGTAAATCGCAGGAACCGGTACTGGTTTCCCTTTCTCATCTACCGCAACCATCGTAACAAATGATTCTGTCGTTAATTTTTCCTCACCAGTCTCAATATTGCGAGAAACAACGCGAACATAAACCTCCATTGAAGAACGTCCTGTAGACGAAACAATACTCTCGATTTCAAGAATATCTCCTACATGTGCGGCTGATAAAAAATCAACCGAATCGATAGAAGCCGTAACTACAAGTCCCTTAGCATGTTTCATTGCTGTAATAGCAGCGATTTCATCAATATAAGCTAACACTCTTCCGCCAAATATAGAATTGTGATTATTAGTGTCTGGGGGTAATACGAGACGCGATTGAACCGTACGTGATTGGCTCATAGGTACAGCGTTGTTTGGCATAATTCATGCAACTTCCCTTCATGTATGTTCTGTCGTCATCGTATCGCAGAAAAAGAGCTGATGCAAATCTAGAATGACTTTTTCATCGAAATAAATTTCATATCTGTCATTTCTTCAATTGCCCACTTAATTCCTTCACGTCCATAACCACTCATTTTCACTCCACCATAAGGCATGTTATCTATCCTGAATGTCGGAATATCATTAATAATGACAGCACCAGCTTGCAATTCGTCTGCTGCATAAAGGGCGTCGGATAATATATTCGTGTAAATACCTGCATTTAAACCAAGGTCCGACTCGTTCACAAGTCGAATCGCGTCGTCTAATGTTTCATATGAAACAATTGAGACGATTGGTGCGAATGTTTCCTGACAAACAATTTTCATATCAGCAGTGACATTCGTCATAACAGTCGGTGTTAAAGAACGTTCTGTAAACACACCACCAGTTGCAATCACTGCACCTTGTTCCTGAGCTTCCTTAATCCAATCCCTAATTCTTACAACTTCATTCGGATTAATCATCGCACTAACATCGGTATTTTTATCTAATGGATCTCCTACTATAAGTTTTTCAGTTTCTGCAACAAATGCTTTAGTAAACTCATCAACTATAGAAGAATGGACATAAATACGTTGTAATGAAATACATACTTGTCCCGCAAAATTAAAGGCCCCGCTCACACAGCGACTAATAATTTTATCGATTGGCGTCGATGGTTCGACAATTACCGCTGCATTAGAACCTAGCTCTAATGTTATTTTACGCAGGCCTATTTTTTCCTTAATTTTCAAACCTACTTTACCACTACCTGTAAATGTTACCTTTTTGACATAAGGATGTGTAACAAGTGTATCACTAAGCTCACCACCACTTCCTGTCACAATCTGTAGCGCTCCGTCCGGTAATCCTGCTTCACGAAAAATATCAGCCATGACAATAGCACTTAATGGTGTTTGCGTTGCTGGCTTTAACACTACCGTATTACCCACTGCGAAAGCCGGGCCTAATTTATGTGCTACTAAATTGAATGGAAAATTAAACGGTGTAATGGCAGAAATAACGCCCAACGGTTCGCGCTTTGTCCATCCTATACGATCCCTTGCTCCAGGTGCTGCATCCATCGGCACAGTTTCACCCTTTGCCTGTTTTGCGCCCTCTGCTGCAAATTGATAAGTTGCAATTGTGCGGTCGATTTCTGCTATTCCAGCTGTTATCGGTTTTCCTGCCTCTAATGCTAAAATCTCGGCCAATTCATCTTTACGTTGTCGCATTATATCAACGACTTTATATAATATTTCGGCACGCTCGTAGGCTGTTGTTTTTTTAAACAATTGGAATGCCTGCTGTGCGCCTTCGATCGCTCTTTCTACATCTTGAATCGATGCTTTTGCTATATGAGCAATAACCTCACCACTATATGGAGATGTTAGCTCATAGCTTTTCTCTGTATCTTGCCACTGACCATTAATCCACAGTTTTGTTTCCTTCATCCTTGAATGCACCTCCAAATAATATGTTCCTTCTTATTCTATCACGAAGAACTTGAACTAGAAGCAATGGCGGCTGCACTAACCGCTGCCATCATCGCAGCTTGCTGTGCTTGAATTAATAATTCAATGGAAGACATAATGGTCATGGATAGAGATTTTTGCACCTTCGCCATGTCGTAAATGGCAATTTGTACAGCCATAAACAGGACAAATTCGCGGTGCCATTTTAATAATTTCAAATCCTTTAATTCATGATGAAGATCAATGATATCTTGTAGTTGTGTTTTATTAAGATTTAGTATGGCCAAAAAACCAAGTAAAGGATAGTGCATAGCCCTGACCTTAATATTTTGCTTTTTGAGCGTATCTCTTAGCATCACAACATTTGGTACTAGTTGACCATCAAATTGAGGTGATAAAAAAGTTAATACTTGCGATAGCCATTGAAGCTCATTACCAGCGTTAAAATTATAGGTTCGTAATTCTTTATAGTAGCGATTCATTGTTTCTGCACGTAACTCACCATCATCATTGGAGCTACTTAGCAATACTGCATAAGGAATATCTTCATAAGATGTTAAAAATGGATGGTGTTTACGGATTGCATCGAACAAAGATCTAGCTGCCTGTGCATGTGCTTTTTTATCCTTTTCATCCTCTGTCAAAAATTGTGCTCCGATATAGCTAAAATTGCCGCTTCTAAATTTCGCGTCCCTTAAGATACTCACATTTGTTAATAAATCCTTTACGGCCTTTTCAACATTTTCTTGTTCCATTAAATTAGCAGCAATGCTGTATCCAACTGTTGATCGTAAAGGAGACATCCACGACGACTGCTTCTTCATCTCTTGCAATACACTTTTATACTTCGCTGTATCAAACGTTTTCCCTGACGCAACAAATGTACTAGCAATAGCTAATATAATTTTACGGTCCACTGTCCAGCCCGCAGCTTTGGATACTTCCTCTACTGTATTGGTAAATGTATTTTCAATCATCACGTAATCCATATTTAGCACACTCCTTTACTCATTTTACGTTACATATTGTGAGAAAGATTCACACGCTTTGTAACAATTAACATAAAAAGTAAACTTAATTTAATGTATGTTACTTAATTTATTTGTTTTAATAGGAAATATTAGTAACTATAAAAAGGGGGATTGACGATGATAGGAAAAACCACCAGGAAACTATTATTTACTATGACCTTAAAGGATCGATTAAAACTATTTTTATTATTAAGAAATTCATCACATAATATTGATTTACATACTCTTTTCCATAAAAATTAAACAATTTAGCCTCGTTAATCTTTGAATCAAGATAAAAAACAGCGGCAGAATTCTTTGCCGCTGTAACATATTTGTTAAATTAACCCTAGCTCCTGTAACTCTTCTGGTGTGAAGGCTCTTGACCTTGTTAGAAAACGTTTTCCTTCTACGCCCTCAAGCGAGAACATACCACCTCTTCCATCCACCACATCCAGTATGATTTGTGTATGCTTCCAGTAATCATACTGATTTTTGTGCATGTAGAAAGGAGAACCACCAATTTCTCCAAGACAAACATCCTGATCACCTAAAAGTAAATCACCCTCTGGATAGCACATAGGTGAGGAGCCATCACAGCATCCCCCTGATTGATGAAACATAACAGGTCCATGTTTCTCTTTTAAAAGTTCGATTAGTGCCAGCGCTTCTGTCGTAGCTAATACACGTTCAACCACGCTCATGCACCTCCCTACAAATTAGAAGAAACCAAGTTTATCTTCGCTGTAGCTAACTAATAAGTTTTTCGTTTGTTGGTAATGAGCAAGCATCATTTTATGGTTTTCACGACCAACACCTGACATTTTGTAGCCACCGAATGCAGCATGTGCAGGATAAGCATGGTAACAGTTTGTCCAAACACGGCCTGCCTGAATTTCACGACCAAAACGGTAAGCTGTATTAATATCTCTTGTCCAAACACCTGAACCTAAGCCATATAATGTATCATTCGCAATTTCGAGTGCTTCCTCTTTCGTCTTAAACGTAGTTACTGCAACAACTGGGCCAAAAATTTCCTCTTGGAAAATACGCATTTTATTATGTCCTTTGAAGACAGTTGGTTTGATGTAGTAGCCGTTTTCGAAGCCTTCACCTACATTATTTTTCTCTCCACCAATTAAACATTCTGCTCCTTCTTGCTTACCAATATCTAAATAAGAAAGGATTTTTTCCATTTGCTCGCTTGAAGCCTGAGCACCCATCATCGTATTTGGATCAAGTGGATTGCCAACTTTAATGGCTTCAACTCGCTGTATTACACGTTCCATAAATTTATCGTAAATAGACTCCTGAATTAATGCTCGAGAAGGACATGTACATACTTCCCCTTGGTTTAGTGCAAATAATACGAAGCCTTCAACTGCTTTATCTAAAAAGGCATCATCTTTATCCATAATATCTTCAAAGAAGATATTTGGTGATTTACCACCCAACTCTAATGTAACTGGGATAAGGTTTTGAGAAGCATATTGCATAATTAGACGGCCAGTTGTCGTCTCCCCCGTAAAGGCAATCTTCCCTATACGTGGATTAGATGCAAGCGGTTTCCCTGCTTCTAAGCCAAATCCATTCACAATATTAATAACACCTGGCGGTAATAAATCTTCTATTAATTCTACAAGTACCATAATAGATGCCGGTGTTTGTTCTGCAGGTTTTAATACAACACAGTTACCAGCTGCAAGTGCCGGCGCAAGCTTCCATACTGCCATTAATAGCGGGAAGTTCCAAGGAATGATTTGACCAACTACCCCTATTGGCTCATGGAAGTGATAAGCAACTGTATCGTTATCAATTTGGCTCACTGAGCCTTCTTGAGCACGTAAAGCTCCAGCAAAATAACGGAAATGATCAATTGCAAGAGGGATATCTGCATTTAATGTTTCACGTACCGCTTTCCCGTTATCCCATGTTTCGGCAACGGCTAGTTTTTCTAAATTTTGTTCGATGCGGTCCGCGATTTTAAGTAAAATGTTTGCGCGTTCTGTCGGTGATGTTTTGCCCCATGCATCTTTAGCAGCATGTGCTGCATCTAGAGCAAGTTCAATATCCTCAGCTGTGGAACGTGCTACTTGTGTAAAAACTTGTCCAGTAACAGGAGTAACGTTATCAAAGTACTGACCCTTCGTTGGAGGTGTCCATTCGCCACCAATATAATTATCATATTTCTCTTTGAATTGAACTACCGATCCTTCAGTGTTTGGAAATGCATAAACCATTTTACTTCTCCCCTTTACACAAATTAATGAGAACTATCTACAAAAATCGTTATTTTATGTCGGAATAACAATATTTTTATAGAAACCCTCTCACCTAATATATTGTCAGAAACATAAAATAATTTCAACTTTTTCAAAAACTTTTCCAATTAATTTATTTTTGCTAGAAAAGCTTCTAGAATTCACTGTATCCATGGCGTTAATGTATACTTAACAATAATATAAAATTTAGGAGAACATTATGCGTATTAATAAATATTTAAGTGAAACAGGAATCATATCACGTCGTGGTGCTGATAAATGGATAGCTGATGGAAAAGTAACGATTAATGGAGAACTCGCAACAGTTGGTAGTCAAGTTGAGGATGGGGATATAGTTTGTGTTGATGGAAAAGAGGTAAAGAAGGAACAACAGCTTGTCTATATTGCTCTCAATAAACCTGTCGGCATTACAAGTACAACAGAGCGCCATATAAAAGGCAATGTCGTTGACTTTGTCAACCATCCTTTGCGTATATTCCATATTGGACGTTTGGATAAGGAATCAGAGGGATTATTGTTATTAACCAATGATGGGGATATCGTTAATAAAATTCTACGTGCTGAAAACCATCATGAAAAAGAGTATATTGTTCAGGTGGATAAGCCTATAACAGAGCAATTTATCAAAAAAATGGGAGCGGGTGTCGATATTTTAGATACCACTACATTACCTTGCCAAGTTGAAAAGATTTCGGACAAAGTTTTTAAAATTATTTTAGAGCAAGGCTTAAATCGTCAAATTCGCCGAATGTGTTCTGCACTCGGTTATTCTGTTAAACGTCTACAGCGTATTCGTATTATGAATATCAAGCTTGGCAATTTAAAAGTCGGTCAATGGCGTGATTTGACAGATAAGGAACGAGCAGAGCTTTTCAGACTACTCAACTACACACCAAAATAAAATATTTAAGGGAGGACGGGGACTATGTTAGCTATTCAAAGTACAGAGCAACTCACAGGGGTACGAATTAGTGCCGATTATTGGGATTTAGACGAATTAATCAACGCTATTTATAAGGTAACTGGGGACGAAAACAAATACTATGATTATCAGGGTCCTCGACTACGTATTTTAAGCGTTTGCTACAAACTAAGACATGCTATGCTCGGTGAACATCACCTCGAGTTTGTCGGTAATGGACTTAATAAGAATGTCCTTACCCAACATGAACTGATCTTCCCAAATAAAAATGTTTATTTTGCCACAGAAATTCTTTGGCCAGAAATAATCTTTTGTACCATTGCATTAAATGATTTTATTGATTTACACCAAAAATTAAACAAAGCGGCTATGTGGAATAATGAGATGGCTATTATCCGCAAGTTTCAAGCAGCTATTGCTAATTGTTTAGAACAAGAAGTTAATGAGGAAGATTATATGGTTTTTTTAAGAATGCTTCATACTAAAAATCCGTTAACCTTTCGCTTTGCTACACAGTATGTGGATGTTCTGAATCTAGAATATATCCAATTAAGTAAAGAGGAACGTAAAGCACATTTAGCTGCATTTGCTGTACGCTTGCTGGTAGAGGACCATGAATATGTTGCTTTAAAAGCCCATCTAATGGAAGCAGCGATTGCGACTAAAAAAGCGTTACATGATATTCAAATTCAGCTCAATTATCCTGAAGAGATATTATGGTAAAAAATGATGCCGTCTCATAAGCAATGAGACGGCTATTTTTCTACATGATTTTTTTGTATGCCATTTTACGAATAACTTCCTCATGCTGAGGATAATCCGCTAAAAGCTCCTCTTGTGTAAATAATTCAAAATCCTCAAAATCAAAACCAGGTGCTACCATACATCCAACTAAACTAAACGTATCAGATTCCTCAACTGATGAGCCAAAAATTGTATTTTTCGGCACTGCAATTTGTGGTACTTCTCCAGCTCCTACGTTCAAGCCTAGCTTCTTCGCCTCATATGTACCATCTGGAAAGATCATATGTACTGTTAGTGGGCTTCCTGCGTGATAATACCATAGTTCGTCTGATTGCAATCGATGTAAGTGTGATATATCTTGCGATCGTAATAAGAAATAAATACTAGTGTAAATTGGTCTCTGAACATCTCTCACTGCTATATTATCTGAAGCACGAAATGATGATACATAGTAACCTCCTTCTGGATGTTCGGCTAAATTTAATTGTTTAATAAAATATTGTGCTGAATACTTCAAAAAGCATCTCTCCTTTTTTCCACCTTACCAAAAAATAAAGTAAACATGCTACTTTTGATTATTTAATAACAAGGAAAACCAAAAGGGCATCTCATTTCTGAGACACCCTTCTAATTTTATAAGCCACCTAAATAAGCCGCTTTTACTTGCTCGCTCTCCTGAAGCTCTTTTGCCGAACCAGATAAAACAATACGTCCCGTTTCAAGTACATAAGCACGGTTAGCGACAGATAAGGCCATATTCGCATTTTGCTCTACAAGGAGTACAGTTGTACCCTCTTTATTGACTTGCTCAATAATATTAAAGATGTTTTTAACCATCAATGGTGCAAGTCCCATGGAAGGTTCATCCATTAATAGTAGCTTTGGCTTCGCCATTAAAGCACGCCCCATTGCGAGCATTTGCTGTTCCCCACCCGACAATGTACCTGATTGCTGCTTGCGGCGCTCTAATAGCCGTGGAAATAACTCGAAAACATGATCCATATCTTTTTTAATACCTGCTTTATCATTTCTTAGATATGCACCAAGCTCTAAATTTTCCTCCACTGACATATTGGCAAAAACACGACGACCTTCAGGAACGTGAGAAATCCCCGACTTCACAATGGTTTGAGCAGCTTTCCCGGCAATAGAAAAGCCTTCATATTCAATAATGCCACCTTTGGGCTTCAATAAACCTGACAATGTCTTTAACAACGTACTTTTTCCAGCACCATTTGCACCGATTAACGTTACAATTTCACCCTCGTTTACTTCTAAAGAGAGGCCCTTTAATGCTTGAATGTTGCCATAAAAAACATCTATATTTTGTACTTTTAGCATTAGCCGATAACCTCCTCACCAAGGTACGCTTCAATTACCTTTGGATTGTTGCGGATTTCTTCTGGTGTCCCATCAGCGATTAATTGTCCATGATCGAGTACATATATGCGTTCACAAATACCCATAACTAGGCTCATATCATGCTCAATAAGCAAAATTGTTAAGCCAAACTCTTTACGAATAAAAGCAATTAACTCCATTAAATCATGTGTTTCCTGTGGGTTCATACCTGCTGCTGGCTCATCTAATAAAAGGAGCTTTGGCTTTGCTGCCAATGCACGAGCAATTTCTAAACGACGCTGCATCCCGTATGGTAAATTTTTTGCTAGTTCATCTTTATAGACGTCTAATCCAAAGATTTTTAAGAACTCTATGGATTGAAGCTCCATTTCTGCCTCACCTTTGAAGTGGTTGGGCAAACGAAAAATTGAAGACCACATTGAATGCTTAGCAAGCGAATGGTTGGCTACCTTAACATTGTCTAAAACAGATAGCTCTTTAAAGAGACGAATATTTTGGAATGTACGACTAATCCCCTTTTGTGTAACTTGGAATGGTGCAAGTCCATTTAATTTCTTACCATCAAAAGTAATAGTGCCTTCTGTCGGTGTATAGACTCCCGTCAACATATTAAAGCTAGTTGTTTTCCCTGCACCGTTAGGTCCAATAAGCCCTACCAATTCGCCTTGATTAAGGTACATGTTAACTCCCTGTACCGCCTTTAAACCACCGAATTGAATACCCATGTTTTCAACATTGATAAGAAGGTTTCCAGTCATTATTTCGTACCTCCTTTTTTACCAAACTTAAATAAATCAGTAATTTCTTTTGTTCCCATTAAGCCTGTTGGACGATAAAGCATTACGATAATTAAAACTAAACTATAAATGATCATACGAGTCTCTGGGAAGTTTGCTAGATACGTAGATACTACTGTTAGGAAAATCGCAGCAATCACTGATCCTGAAAGACTACCTAACCCACCCAGTACAACATAAATTAAAATATCAAAAGACTTTAAGAAGCCGAAAGTCGTCGGCTGAATAATATAAAAGTTATGGGCGAAGATAGCTCCAGCTAGACCGGCAAAGAAAGAGCCAATCGCAAATGCAACAACCTTATAATAAGTTGTATTAATACCCATAGCATCTGCTGCAATCTCGTCTTCACGAATGGAAATACATGCACGACCATGTCGAGAATTTGTAAAGTTTGAGATAACTAGGATGGTTA is a genomic window containing:
- a CDS encoding DUF779 domain-containing protein, which codes for MVERVLATTEALALIELLKEKHGPVMFHQSGGCCDGSSPMCYPEGDLLLGDQDVCLGEIGGSPFYMHKNQYDYWKHTQIILDVVDGRGGMFSLEGVEGKRFLTRSRAFTPEELQELGLI
- the rluF gene encoding 23S rRNA pseudouridine(2604) synthase RluF; translation: MRINKYLSETGIISRRGADKWIADGKVTINGELATVGSQVEDGDIVCVDGKEVKKEQQLVYIALNKPVGITSTTERHIKGNVVDFVNHPLRIFHIGRLDKESEGLLLLTNDGDIVNKILRAENHHEKEYIVQVDKPITEQFIKKMGAGVDILDTTTLPCQVEKISDKVFKIILEQGLNRQIRRMCSALGYSVKRLQRIRIMNIKLGNLKVGQWRDLTDKERAELFRLLNYTPK
- the adh gene encoding aldehyde dehydrogenase, translating into MVYAFPNTEGSVVQFKEKYDNYIGGEWTPPTKGQYFDNVTPVTGQVFTQVARSTAEDIELALDAAHAAKDAWGKTSPTERANILLKIADRIEQNLEKLAVAETWDNGKAVRETLNADIPLAIDHFRYFAGALRAQEGSVSQIDNDTVAYHFHEPIGVVGQIIPWNFPLLMAVWKLAPALAAGNCVVLKPAEQTPASIMVLVELIEDLLPPGVINIVNGFGLEAGKPLASNPRIGKIAFTGETTTGRLIMQYASQNLIPVTLELGGKSPNIFFEDIMDKDDAFLDKAVEGFVLFALNQGEVCTCPSRALIQESIYDKFMERVIQRVEAIKVGNPLDPNTMMGAQASSEQMEKILSYLDIGKQEGAECLIGGEKNNVGEGFENGYYIKPTVFKGHNKMRIFQEEIFGPVVAVTTFKTKEEALEIANDTLYGLGSGVWTRDINTAYRFGREIQAGRVWTNCYHAYPAHAAFGGYKMSGVGRENHKMMLAHYQQTKNLLVSYSEDKLGFF
- a CDS encoding acyl-CoA thioesterase encodes the protein MPNNAVPMSQSRTVQSRLVLPPDTNNHNSIFGGRVLAYIDEIAAITAMKHAKGLVVTASIDSVDFLSAAHVGDILEIESIVSSTGRSSMEVYVRVVSRNIETGEEKLTTESFVTMVAVDEKGKPVPVPAIYPETDEEKRLFETGPARREHRKQKRALPH
- a CDS encoding cupin domain-containing protein, which produces MKYSAQYFIKQLNLAEHPEGGYYVSSFRASDNIAVRDVQRPIYTSIYFLLRSQDISHLHRLQSDELWYYHAGSPLTVHMIFPDGTYEAKKLGLNVGAGEVPQIAVPKNTIFGSSVEESDTFSLVGCMVAPGFDFEDFELFTQEELLADYPQHEEVIRKMAYKKIM
- a CDS encoding aldehyde dehydrogenase family protein, giving the protein MKETKLWINGQWQDTEKSYELTSPYSGEVIAHIAKASIQDVERAIEGAQQAFQLFKKTTAYERAEILYKVVDIMRQRKDELAEILALEAGKPITAGIAEIDRTIATYQFAAEGAKQAKGETVPMDAAPGARDRIGWTKREPLGVISAITPFNFPFNLVAHKLGPAFAVGNTVVLKPATQTPLSAIVMADIFREAGLPDGALQIVTGSGGELSDTLVTHPYVKKVTFTGSGKVGLKIKEKIGLRKITLELGSNAAVIVEPSTPIDKIISRCVSGAFNFAGQVCISLQRIYVHSSIVDEFTKAFVAETEKLIVGDPLDKNTDVSAMINPNEVVRIRDWIKEAQEQGAVIATGGVFTERSLTPTVMTNVTADMKIVCQETFAPIVSIVSYETLDDAIRLVNESDLGLNAGIYTNILSDALYAADELQAGAVIINDIPTFRIDNMPYGGVKMSGYGREGIKWAIEEMTDMKFISMKKSF
- a CDS encoding DUF6904 family protein gives rise to the protein MLAIQSTEQLTGVRISADYWDLDELINAIYKVTGDENKYYDYQGPRLRILSVCYKLRHAMLGEHHLEFVGNGLNKNVLTQHELIFPNKNVYFATEILWPEIIFCTIALNDFIDLHQKLNKAAMWNNEMAIIRKFQAAIANCLEQEVNEEDYMVFLRMLHTKNPLTFRFATQYVDVLNLEYIQLSKEERKAHLAAFAVRLLVEDHEYVALKAHLMEAAIATKKALHDIQIQLNYPEEILW
- a CDS encoding ABC transporter ATP-binding protein; the encoded protein is MLKVQNIDVFYGNIQALKGLSLEVNEGEIVTLIGANGAGKSTLLKTLSGLLKPKGGIIEYEGFSIAGKAAQTIVKSGISHVPEGRRVFANMSVEENLELGAYLRNDKAGIKKDMDHVFELFPRLLERRKQQSGTLSGGEQQMLAMGRALMAKPKLLLMDEPSMGLAPLMVKNIFNIIEQVNKEGTTVLLVEQNANMALSVANRAYVLETGRIVLSGSAKELQESEQVKAAYLGGL
- a CDS encoding ABC transporter ATP-binding protein — protein: MTGNLLINVENMGIQFGGLKAVQGVNMYLNQGELVGLIGPNGAGKTTSFNMLTGVYTPTEGTITFDGKKLNGLAPFQVTQKGISRTFQNIRLFKELSVLDNVKVANHSLAKHSMWSSIFRLPNHFKGEAEMELQSIEFLKIFGLDVYKDELAKNLPYGMQRRLEIARALAAKPKLLLLDEPAAGMNPQETHDLMELIAFIRKEFGLTILLIEHDMSLVMGICERIYVLDHGQLIADGTPEEIRNNPKVIEAYLGEEVIG
- a CDS encoding DUF4003 family protein, giving the protein MDYVMIENTFTNTVEEVSKAAGWTVDRKIILAIASTFVASGKTFDTAKYKSVLQEMKKQSSWMSPLRSTVGYSIAANLMEQENVEKAVKDLLTNVSILRDAKFRSGNFSYIGAQFLTEDEKDKKAHAQAARSLFDAIRKHHPFLTSYEDIPYAVLLSSSNDDGELRAETMNRYYKELRTYNFNAGNELQWLSQVLTFLSPQFDGQLVPNVVMLRDTLKKQNIKVRAMHYPLLGFLAILNLNKTQLQDIIDLHHELKDLKLLKWHREFVLFMAVQIAIYDMAKVQKSLSMTIMSSIELLIQAQQAAMMAAVSAAAIASSSSSS